One window of the Conexibacter sp. SYSU D00693 genome contains the following:
- a CDS encoding TetR/AcrR family transcriptional regulator, producing the protein MAGASRGGPLDAELVTRAGAALADREGLAALSMRRLATDLGCAAMSLYSHVTSKDELIDRIVDAALADVAPVDPARPWQQGVTAFFTALHELLLARPAIAEAMAQRPTEGPAAARHRDAVLDVLHEGGLDRDTAHELFLTLSWCTLGAALYAAGRHGAGREQFAGGLAHLVGGYTAD; encoded by the coding sequence ATGGCCGGTGCAAGTCGCGGAGGACCGCTGGACGCCGAGCTCGTCACCCGCGCCGGCGCCGCGCTCGCCGACCGCGAGGGCCTCGCCGCGCTCTCCATGCGCCGCCTGGCCACCGACCTCGGCTGCGCCGCGATGTCCCTCTACAGCCACGTCACGTCCAAGGACGAGCTGATCGACCGCATCGTCGACGCCGCCCTCGCCGACGTGGCGCCCGTCGACCCCGCGCGGCCCTGGCAGCAGGGCGTCACCGCCTTCTTCACCGCCCTGCACGAGCTGCTGCTCGCGCGGCCGGCCATCGCCGAGGCGATGGCGCAGCGCCCCACCGAGGGCCCCGCGGCGGCCCGCCACCGCGACGCCGTGCTCGACGTGCTGCACGAGGGCGGCCTGGACCGGGACACCGCCCACGAGCTGTTCCTCACGCTGTCGTGGTGCACGCTGGGCGCGGCGCTCTACGCCGCCGGACGCCACGGCGCGGGCCGCGAGCAGTTCGCCGGCGGTCTCGCGCACCTCGTGGGCGGCTACACCGCGGACTAG
- a CDS encoding crotonase/enoyl-CoA hydratase family protein yields MSAPPLLVERRDAVLVLTLNRPEQRNAVDVPMAEAIAAALDELDGDPGLRVGVLTGAGKGFCSGMDLKAFAQTGTRPWAGDRGFAGIVRRPPRTPLVAAIEGFAVAGGLEVALACDLVVAAKGAKLGIPEAKRGLVAAGGALRRLPRLLPAPIAMELALTGELITAERAHALGAVNRLAEPGEALTEALALAQTIAANGPLALTASKQVLQEQWSWSDSEFFDRQAAIADPVMASEDAREGARAFTEKRAPVWQGR; encoded by the coding sequence GTGAGCGCCCCGCCACTGCTGGTCGAGCGCCGCGACGCGGTGCTCGTCCTCACGCTCAACCGCCCCGAGCAGCGCAACGCCGTCGACGTCCCCATGGCCGAGGCGATCGCGGCCGCGCTCGACGAGCTCGACGGCGACCCGGGCCTGCGCGTCGGCGTGCTCACCGGCGCGGGCAAGGGCTTCTGCAGCGGCATGGACCTCAAGGCCTTCGCGCAGACCGGCACGCGCCCGTGGGCCGGCGACCGCGGCTTCGCCGGCATCGTCCGCCGCCCGCCGCGCACGCCCCTGGTCGCCGCGATCGAGGGCTTCGCCGTCGCCGGCGGCCTGGAGGTCGCGCTGGCCTGCGACCTCGTCGTCGCCGCGAAGGGGGCGAAGCTCGGCATCCCGGAGGCCAAGCGCGGCCTGGTCGCCGCGGGCGGGGCGCTGCGCCGGCTGCCGCGGCTGCTGCCCGCGCCCATCGCGATGGAGCTGGCGCTCACGGGCGAGCTCATCACGGCCGAACGCGCCCACGCGCTGGGCGCCGTGAACCGGCTCGCCGAGCCGGGGGAGGCGCTCACCGAGGCCCTCGCGCTGGCGCAGACGATCGCGGCCAACGGCCCGCTGGCGCTCACCGCGAGCAAGCAGGTGCTCCAGGAGCAGTGGTCCTGGAGCGACAGCGAGTTCTTCGACCGGCAGGCGGCGATCGCCGATCCGGTCATGGCGTCCGAGGACGCGCGCGAGGGCGCGCGGGCCTTCACCGAGAAGCGCGCCCCCGTCTGGCAGGGGCGCTGA
- a CDS encoding MaoC/PaaZ C-terminal domain-containing protein translates to MPIDVAKVVGAALPETPARWGPDDVVLYHLGVGAGDPPTDPGQLKWAYEQGLVVLPSWGVLPAMGTLLHMLGLDGMDVDLRTLLHGEQELVVHEPLPVEGDVVTTGRVVDVLDKGKAALVVLETETRAAQDGRPLCTNRFSAFFRGEGGFGGDAGPRPHVFAPDRPPDHVLRARTLPQQALLYRLTGDKNPLHADPAFATKAGFEQPILHGLCSFGIACRLLVDQVLGGDVTAVRRYGARFAGVLFPGEELELAVWDEGETLHAAARCVERDAPVLANVVLDRGERR, encoded by the coding sequence ATGCCGATCGACGTCGCGAAGGTCGTGGGCGCCGCGCTGCCCGAGACCCCTGCGCGGTGGGGCCCCGACGACGTGGTCCTGTACCACCTCGGCGTCGGCGCGGGCGACCCGCCCACCGACCCGGGCCAGCTCAAGTGGGCCTACGAGCAGGGGCTGGTCGTCCTGCCGTCGTGGGGCGTGCTGCCCGCGATGGGGACGCTCCTGCACATGCTCGGCCTGGACGGCATGGACGTCGACCTGCGCACCCTGCTGCACGGCGAGCAGGAGCTCGTCGTCCACGAGCCGCTGCCCGTGGAGGGCGACGTCGTGACGACCGGGCGGGTGGTCGACGTCCTCGACAAGGGCAAGGCGGCCCTCGTCGTCCTCGAGACCGAGACGCGCGCCGCGCAGGACGGCCGGCCCCTGTGCACGAACCGCTTCAGCGCGTTCTTCCGCGGAGAGGGCGGGTTCGGCGGCGACGCGGGACCGAGGCCCCACGTGTTCGCGCCCGACCGCCCGCCGGACCACGTCCTGCGGGCCCGGACCCTGCCCCAGCAGGCGCTGCTGTACCGGCTCACCGGCGACAAGAACCCGCTGCACGCCGATCCCGCGTTCGCGACGAAGGCGGGCTTCGAGCAGCCGATCCTCCACGGCCTGTGCAGCTTCGGGATCGCCTGCCGGCTGCTGGTGGACCAGGTCCTCGGCGGCGACGTGACGGCCGTGCGGCGCTACGGGGCGCGCTTCGCCGGGGTGCTGTTCCCGGGCGAGGAGCTCGAGCTCGCCGTCTGGGACGAGGGCGAGACGCTGCACGCCGCGGCGCGCTGCGTCGAGCGCGACGCGCCCGTGCTGGCGAACGTCGTGCTCGATCGCGGCGAGCGGCGCTAG
- a CDS encoding acetyl-CoA acetyltransferase, whose translation MASHGIRDRVAIVGMGCTTFGEHWGRSIDDLLIDAVNEAVGSVDGLQRDDVDAYWLGTMGSGTSGLTLSRPLKIDNKPVTRVENYCATGSEAFRNACYAVASGAYDVVMAVGGEKLKDSGYSGLVVPPASNDGTVSEPSAPAVFSLLAPAYAKKYGVEPGQLKDVMTRIAWKNHKNGALNERAQFRSEVPMEKIASSPIVAGQLGIFDCSGVADGAAAAIIVRAEDAHRYTDRPMFVKALAFAAGPAEGPVDPEYDFTSFGEVVASAEDAYAQAGVTDPRAEISMAEVHDCFTPTELVLMEDLGFSDRGEGWKDVMEGRFDLDGDLPVNPDGGLKSFGHPIGASGLRMLFECWLQFRGEAGDRQLEDPKLGLTHNLGGSPGACVSFISIVGAERDPA comes from the coding sequence ATGGCGAGCCATGGGATCCGCGACCGCGTCGCGATCGTGGGCATGGGATGCACGACCTTCGGCGAGCACTGGGGGCGGTCGATCGACGACCTCCTCATCGACGCCGTCAACGAGGCGGTCGGCTCGGTCGACGGCCTGCAGCGCGACGACGTCGACGCCTACTGGCTGGGCACCATGGGCTCCGGGACCTCCGGGCTCACCCTCAGCCGGCCGCTGAAGATCGACAACAAGCCGGTCACCCGCGTCGAGAACTACTGCGCGACGGGCTCCGAGGCGTTCCGCAACGCCTGCTACGCCGTCGCATCGGGCGCCTACGACGTCGTCATGGCCGTCGGCGGGGAGAAGCTCAAGGACTCCGGCTACTCGGGCCTCGTCGTCCCGCCCGCCTCCAACGACGGCACGGTCTCCGAGCCGTCGGCGCCGGCGGTCTTCAGCCTCCTCGCACCCGCGTACGCCAAGAAGTACGGCGTCGAGCCCGGCCAGCTCAAGGACGTCATGACGCGCATCGCGTGGAAGAACCACAAGAACGGCGCGCTCAACGAGCGGGCGCAGTTCCGCAGCGAGGTGCCGATGGAGAAGATCGCCAGCTCGCCGATCGTGGCGGGGCAGCTCGGGATCTTCGACTGCAGCGGCGTCGCCGACGGCGCGGCCGCGGCGATCATCGTCCGCGCCGAGGACGCCCACCGCTACACCGACCGGCCGATGTTCGTGAAGGCGCTGGCCTTCGCCGCGGGACCGGCCGAGGGTCCCGTCGACCCCGAGTACGACTTCACGTCGTTCGGCGAGGTCGTCGCCTCGGCCGAGGACGCCTACGCGCAGGCGGGCGTCACCGACCCGCGGGCGGAGATCTCGATGGCCGAGGTCCACGACTGCTTCACGCCGACCGAGCTCGTCCTGATGGAGGACCTCGGCTTCTCGGACCGGGGCGAGGGCTGGAAGGACGTCATGGAGGGCCGGTTCGACCTCGACGGCGACCTGCCGGTCAACCCGGACGGGGGGCTGAAGTCCTTCGGCCATCCGATCGGCGCCAGCGGCCTGCGGATGCTCTTCGAGTGCTGGCTGCAGTTCCGCGGCGAGGCGGGCGACCGCCAGCTCGAGGACCCCAAGCTCGGCCTGACCCACAACCTCGGCGGCTCGCCCGGGGCGTGCGTGTCGTTCATCTCGATCGTCGGGGCGGAGCGCGACCCTGCCTGA
- a CDS encoding enoyl-CoA hydratase/isomerase family protein translates to MSDTLLEAGPVLVDLDGGVAHVRLNRPEALNGLDVPLLRALYDALLLVHGDPRTRAVLLTGEGPSFCAGGDVKTFAAKGEALPDYLREATTWLQNCTTALLALRAPVVAAVHGFAAGGGGFGLVCACDLVLAAQSSKFLLGATRVGMAPDAGGSVTLTRLVGLRKALEIALTNPTLSAQEALELGIVTRVVADDALLDEGRALAAALAAGPTLALAATKRLLWDGVGATVADRLPEESRVVSELSGTADAREGLAAVIERRAPTFRGA, encoded by the coding sequence GTGTCCGACACGCTGCTCGAGGCGGGCCCGGTGCTCGTCGACCTGGACGGGGGCGTCGCCCACGTGCGCCTCAACCGGCCCGAGGCGCTCAACGGCCTGGACGTGCCGCTGCTGCGGGCGCTCTACGACGCGCTGCTGCTCGTGCACGGCGACCCGCGCACGCGCGCCGTCCTGCTGACCGGCGAGGGGCCGAGCTTCTGCGCCGGGGGCGACGTCAAGACCTTCGCCGCCAAGGGCGAGGCGCTGCCCGACTACCTGCGCGAGGCGACGACCTGGCTGCAGAACTGCACCACCGCGCTGCTGGCCCTGCGGGCGCCCGTGGTCGCGGCGGTCCACGGCTTCGCCGCCGGCGGGGGCGGCTTCGGCCTGGTGTGCGCGTGTGACCTGGTGCTCGCCGCGCAGTCGTCGAAGTTCCTGCTCGGGGCCACGCGCGTGGGCATGGCGCCCGACGCCGGGGGCTCGGTCACGCTCACGCGGCTGGTGGGGCTGCGCAAGGCGCTGGAGATCGCGCTCACCAACCCGACGCTCAGCGCGCAGGAGGCCCTCGAGCTGGGCATCGTCACGCGCGTCGTGGCCGACGACGCGCTGCTCGACGAGGGACGGGCGCTGGCCGCCGCGCTCGCCGCCGGCCCGACGCTCGCGCTTGCCGCGACGAAGCGGCTGCTGTGGGACGGCGTCGGGGCGACGGTGGCCGACCGGCTGCCGGAGGAGTCGCGCGTCGTGTCCGAGCTCTCGGGGACCGCCGACGCGCGCGAGGGCCTCGCCGCGGTCATCGAGCGCCGAGCCCCGACCTTCCGGGGCGCCTGA
- a CDS encoding PEP-utilizing enzyme: MSSAPPDPLMPSERAVHHWTTTNLGEAVPGVMTPLCWSLWGPTGERAARRAAHEIGVLRRDELAPPADPADWVLRPFHGRLTMQLEFMALVGDRLPGTTGAEAIRSMFGAVPPGMAFAPTRARYPAIAVRLPTTFARFPGLLRALAPEQDRWWRDAVARAPALDLAGARALFAQAVARFERAGHVQLVGTLSSIRPLFDALDALVQDAGVGDLAVLSGTGGAEMAVVADIWRASRGELEVADVVARHGFHGPDEGEVSSRVWREDPAPLHTMVARYAARDEAQSPLAGEAGARERLAAAQAEVLAALPRRRRPAAALLLRLAAARLPLRGVAKRSFLQAVDAGRAAARRAGALLEADGVLAAADDVFLLTGEELCGALPDGVREVVEHRRQRRAAHQRVEPASSSWAGLPELVPVAAPGAGGGADGGSGVVRGTGVSAGVVEGVARVVTDPSFEDVEPDEVLVARTTDPSWSSIMFVSSALVVDLGGALSHAAVVARELGVPCVVGTGNGTSVLATGDRVRVDGTAGTVEVLARV; encoded by the coding sequence GTGAGCTCCGCACCGCCCGACCCGCTGATGCCGTCGGAGCGGGCCGTCCACCACTGGACGACCACGAACCTCGGCGAGGCCGTGCCGGGCGTCATGACACCGCTGTGCTGGTCGCTCTGGGGACCGACGGGCGAGCGCGCGGCGCGCCGGGCGGCCCACGAGATCGGCGTGCTGCGCCGGGACGAGCTGGCGCCGCCGGCCGACCCCGCCGACTGGGTCCTGCGGCCGTTCCACGGTCGCCTGACGATGCAGCTCGAGTTCATGGCGCTGGTCGGCGACCGCCTGCCCGGGACGACGGGGGCCGAGGCGATCCGCAGCATGTTCGGGGCCGTCCCGCCCGGCATGGCCTTCGCGCCCACCCGCGCCCGCTACCCCGCGATCGCCGTCCGCCTGCCCACGACCTTCGCGCGCTTCCCGGGGCTCCTGCGCGCGCTGGCGCCCGAGCAGGACCGCTGGTGGCGCGACGCGGTGGCCCGGGCCCCCGCCCTCGACCTCGCGGGTGCCCGCGCGCTGTTCGCGCAGGCCGTCGCGCGCTTCGAGCGCGCCGGGCACGTGCAGCTCGTGGGCACGCTCTCCAGCATCCGGCCGCTGTTCGACGCGCTCGACGCCCTCGTGCAGGACGCCGGGGTGGGCGACCTCGCCGTGCTGAGCGGCACCGGGGGCGCGGAGATGGCGGTCGTCGCCGACATCTGGCGCGCGTCGCGCGGCGAGCTCGAGGTCGCCGACGTGGTCGCGCGCCACGGCTTCCACGGTCCCGACGAGGGCGAGGTCTCCAGCCGCGTCTGGCGCGAGGACCCGGCGCCCCTGCACACCATGGTCGCGCGCTACGCCGCCCGGGACGAGGCCCAGAGCCCGCTGGCCGGCGAGGCCGGGGCGCGCGAGCGCCTGGCGGCGGCGCAGGCCGAGGTGCTCGCCGCGCTGCCGCGCCGCCGGCGCCCGGCAGCGGCCCTGCTCCTGCGCCTCGCGGCCGCCCGGCTGCCGTTGCGCGGGGTGGCCAAGCGCTCGTTCCTGCAGGCGGTCGACGCCGGCCGCGCGGCGGCGCGGCGGGCGGGCGCGCTGCTGGAGGCCGACGGCGTGCTGGCCGCGGCGGACGACGTCTTCCTGCTCACCGGCGAGGAGCTCTGCGGCGCCCTGCCCGACGGCGTGCGCGAGGTGGTCGAGCACCGCCGCCAGCGGCGCGCGGCCCACCAGCGCGTGGAGCCGGCGTCGTCGTCGTGGGCCGGCCTGCCCGAGCTCGTGCCGGTGGCGGCGCCCGGGGCCGGGGGCGGGGCGGACGGCGGGTCCGGCGTCGTGCGGGGCACCGGGGTCAGCGCGGGGGTGGTCGAGGGCGTCGCGCGGGTGGTGACCGACCCGAGCTTCGAGGACGTGGAGCCCGACGAGGTGCTCGTCGCGCGCACGACGGACCCGAGCTGGTCGTCGATCATGTTCGTCTCCAGCGCGCTCGTCGTCGACCTCGGCGGGGCGCTGAGCCACGCCGCGGTCGTCGCCCGCGAGCTCGGCGTCCCGTGCGTGGTGGGGACGGGCAACGGGACGAGCGTCCTGGCCACCGGCGACCGCGTGCGCGTCGACGGGACGGCCGGGACGGTCGAGGTCCTCGCCCGGGTCTGA
- a CDS encoding OB-fold domain-containing protein → MPGIVSYGTYVPRHRLDRAAIRRTLNPSDPPGGRGTRAVAGFDEDTTSMGVEAARAARWNGSFTPTAVHFATTAPAYADKTNATAIHAALTLAPDVFATDHVGSIRSAVGALRAAAAEGGLAVLSDVRIGRPGSADEAGGGDGAAAFLFGEGDGVVAELVGQASATAEFLDRWRVPGEQHSSVWEERFGLGVYLPLVQDAAGRALAAAGVERPDHVVIASPHTRAAATAARAFGAAVDPSLEAATGNLGAAQAGVGLADALDRAQPGEHVLVVSAADGADALVLRVTDAIAGRPATAGPRAQLGLAEEVDYATYLTWRGTLVREPPRRPDPVRPEGPPAQRAASWKFGFVGTRCRSCERVHVPPTRVCGTCGAVDEMDDVSMADRQGTVTTYTVDRLAFSLSPPTITAAIDFEGGGRFTCELTDCTPEDVDVGTRVEMTFRRMYSAAGVHNYFWKGRPVKERS, encoded by the coding sequence ATGCCCGGCATCGTCAGCTACGGGACCTACGTCCCCCGCCACCGCCTCGACCGCGCCGCGATCCGCAGGACCCTGAACCCGTCCGACCCGCCCGGCGGCAGGGGGACGCGGGCGGTCGCCGGCTTCGACGAGGACACGACCTCCATGGGCGTGGAGGCGGCACGGGCCGCGCGGTGGAACGGCAGCTTCACGCCGACCGCCGTCCACTTCGCCACGACCGCGCCCGCCTACGCCGACAAGACCAACGCGACGGCCATCCACGCCGCCCTGACGCTCGCTCCCGACGTCTTCGCCACCGACCACGTCGGGTCCATCCGCAGCGCGGTCGGCGCCCTGCGCGCGGCCGCCGCCGAGGGCGGGCTGGCGGTGCTCAGCGACGTGCGCATCGGCCGCCCGGGGTCGGCCGACGAGGCGGGCGGCGGCGACGGCGCCGCCGCGTTCCTCTTCGGCGAGGGCGACGGCGTGGTCGCCGAGCTCGTCGGCCAGGCGAGCGCCACCGCGGAGTTCCTCGACCGCTGGCGCGTGCCCGGCGAGCAGCACTCGAGCGTCTGGGAGGAGCGCTTCGGCCTGGGCGTCTACCTGCCGCTCGTGCAGGACGCCGCCGGCCGCGCGCTGGCCGCCGCCGGCGTCGAACGGCCCGACCACGTCGTCATCGCCTCGCCGCACACCCGCGCCGCCGCGACCGCGGCCAGGGCGTTCGGCGCCGCGGTCGACCCGTCGCTCGAGGCGGCCACCGGGAACCTCGGTGCCGCGCAGGCCGGCGTCGGGCTGGCCGACGCGCTGGACCGCGCGCAGCCCGGCGAGCACGTCCTCGTCGTCAGCGCCGCCGACGGTGCCGACGCCCTGGTGCTGCGGGTGACCGACGCGATCGCCGGCCGCCCGGCGACCGCCGGACCCCGGGCACAGCTCGGGCTCGCCGAGGAGGTCGACTACGCGACGTACCTGACCTGGCGCGGGACGCTCGTGCGCGAGCCGCCGCGGCGGCCGGACCCCGTCCGGCCCGAGGGCCCTCCGGCCCAGCGCGCGGCGAGCTGGAAGTTCGGCTTCGTCGGCACCCGCTGTCGTTCGTGCGAGCGCGTGCACGTCCCGCCGACGCGGGTGTGCGGCACCTGCGGCGCGGTCGACGAGATGGACGACGTCTCGATGGCCGACCGCCAGGGGACCGTCACGACCTACACCGTCGACCGGCTGGCGTTCTCGCTCAGCCCGCCGACGATCACCGCCGCCATCGACTTCGAGGGCGGCGGCCGCTTCACGTGCGAGCTGACCGACTGCACGCCGGAGGACGTCGACGTGGGGACGCGCGTCGAGATGACCTTCCGCCGGATGTACAGCGCGGCCGGCGTGCACAACTACTTCTGGAAGGGCCGACCCGTGAAGGAGCGCAGCTGA
- a CDS encoding enoyl-CoA hydratase/isomerase family protein: protein MSADPVLAERDGPVARITLNRPEALNAITVALAEGLREAVEAHGEEAEVVLIRGAGGNFCVGGDFHELERLRQEGPQATAELFAAFGRACDAVGQVSAPVVCAVEGYAMAGGFELLQAADIAIVTDEARIADNHANFGQVPGGGSSQRLPRLVGRQRASAHVLTGDRLSGRDAVAWGLAYRSAPAAEFDAAVEALLERLVGKSRDAQARTKRLIRDGLELSLADGLELERRTVVDHLTGESAAAGIAAFTDRGGR, encoded by the coding sequence ATGTCGGCCGACCCCGTCCTCGCCGAGCGCGACGGTCCCGTCGCACGGATCACGCTCAACCGCCCGGAGGCGCTGAACGCCATCACCGTCGCGCTGGCCGAGGGACTGCGCGAGGCGGTCGAGGCGCACGGGGAGGAGGCGGAGGTCGTCCTCATCCGCGGGGCGGGCGGGAACTTCTGCGTGGGCGGCGACTTCCACGAGCTCGAGCGCCTGCGCCAGGAGGGCCCGCAGGCGACCGCCGAGCTCTTCGCGGCCTTCGGGCGGGCCTGCGACGCCGTGGGGCAGGTCTCGGCGCCGGTGGTCTGCGCCGTTGAGGGCTACGCGATGGCGGGCGGGTTCGAGCTGCTGCAGGCGGCCGACATCGCGATCGTCACCGACGAGGCCAGGATCGCCGACAACCACGCGAACTTCGGGCAGGTCCCTGGCGGCGGGAGCTCCCAGCGGCTCCCGCGGCTCGTGGGCCGCCAACGCGCCAGCGCGCACGTGCTCACCGGCGACCGCCTCTCGGGCCGCGACGCGGTCGCCTGGGGCCTGGCCTACCGCTCGGCGCCCGCGGCGGAGTTCGACGCCGCCGTCGAGGCGCTGCTCGAGCGGCTCGTCGGCAAGAGCCGCGACGCGCAGGCGCGGACCAAGCGGCTCATCCGCGACGGGCTGGAGCTCTCGCTGGCCGACGGCCTCGAGCTCGAGCGCCGCACCGTCGTGGACCACCTGACGGGCGAGTCGGCCGCCGCCGGCATCGCCGCCTTCACCGACCGAGGAGGACGCTGA
- a CDS encoding long-chain fatty acid--CoA ligase produces MTTTAPESLGSASPEVHASTMCEAFQATAAAYAEEVAVRSHDGQTEITFGAYADRVRSIAAGMAAKGVARGDTVALLLVNRPEFHLCDTAAVHLGATPFSIYATSSPEQVAYLLDNSQADLVITQEVFVDKLIEARGDRGRPSTIVCLDGRRDGTITLEELEAAGDPAFDFETAWRAVQPDDVLTLIYTSGTTGPPKGVELTHANMLAQCRGVSQVLPMRPGARITSYLPSAHIADRWSSHYNQMCFGLQITTVPDPKLIAQVLPEVRPTVWGAVPRVAEKLKAALEAGLQAEPDEARREAVLGAIELAKQKVRLEQAGEPVPEELAQKVAAMDEAVLSKLRAKLGLDQVEWFIIGAAPLARAVQEFLLALGLPISEIYGMSECSCCVTVTAPAAAKIGSVGQVIEGCELRLDADGELLVRGATIMKGYRNEPEKTAEAMTEDGWLRTGDICSIDDEGYVRIVDRKKELIINAAGKNMSPANIEQELKSADPLIGQAAVIGDQRPYNVALLVLDPDIAAAAAPKLGIDPPTVAAVAADERVRARIAQAVEQANGRLSRVEQIKRYELLTEEWAPGGDELTPTMKLKRKPINQKYEGLIEGLYAG; encoded by the coding sequence ATGACGACCACCGCCCCCGAGTCGCTGGGCTCCGCGTCCCCGGAGGTCCACGCCTCCACGATGTGCGAGGCCTTCCAGGCGACCGCCGCCGCCTACGCCGAGGAGGTCGCCGTTCGCAGCCACGACGGCCAGACCGAGATCACCTTCGGCGCCTACGCCGACCGCGTGCGCTCGATCGCCGCGGGCATGGCCGCCAAGGGCGTCGCGCGCGGGGACACCGTCGCGCTGCTCCTGGTCAACCGGCCGGAGTTCCACCTCTGCGACACCGCCGCCGTGCACCTCGGCGCCACGCCGTTCTCGATCTACGCGACCTCGTCGCCCGAGCAGGTCGCCTACCTGCTGGACAACTCCCAGGCCGACCTCGTCATCACGCAGGAGGTCTTCGTCGACAAGCTGATCGAGGCGCGCGGCGACCGCGGCCGCCCGAGCACGATCGTCTGCCTCGACGGGCGCCGTGACGGGACCATCACGCTGGAGGAGCTCGAGGCCGCCGGCGACCCGGCCTTCGACTTCGAGACCGCGTGGCGGGCCGTCCAGCCCGACGACGTGCTGACCCTGATCTACACCTCGGGCACCACCGGTCCGCCAAAGGGCGTCGAGCTGACCCACGCGAACATGCTCGCCCAGTGCCGCGGCGTCTCGCAGGTGCTGCCGATGCGCCCGGGCGCCCGCATCACCTCCTACCTGCCGTCGGCGCACATCGCCGACCGCTGGTCCTCGCACTACAACCAGATGTGCTTCGGGCTCCAGATCACCACGGTGCCCGACCCGAAGCTCATCGCGCAGGTCCTGCCCGAGGTGCGGCCCACGGTGTGGGGCGCCGTGCCGCGCGTCGCCGAGAAGCTCAAGGCGGCGCTGGAGGCGGGGCTGCAGGCCGAGCCCGACGAGGCGCGGCGCGAGGCCGTGCTCGGCGCGATCGAGCTGGCCAAGCAGAAGGTCCGCCTGGAGCAGGCCGGGGAGCCGGTTCCCGAGGAGCTCGCCCAGAAGGTCGCGGCCATGGACGAGGCGGTCCTCTCGAAGCTGCGGGCCAAGCTGGGCCTCGACCAGGTCGAGTGGTTCATCATCGGCGCGGCGCCGCTGGCCCGTGCGGTCCAGGAGTTCCTCCTCGCGCTGGGTCTGCCGATCTCGGAGATCTACGGCATGTCGGAGTGCTCCTGCTGCGTGACCGTCACCGCGCCCGCCGCGGCGAAGATCGGCTCGGTCGGCCAGGTCATCGAGGGCTGCGAGCTGCGGCTCGACGCGGACGGGGAGCTGCTCGTGCGCGGCGCGACGATCATGAAGGGCTACCGCAACGAGCCCGAGAAGACGGCCGAGGCCATGACCGAGGACGGCTGGCTGCGCACGGGCGACATCTGCTCGATCGACGACGAGGGCTACGTGCGGATCGTCGACCGCAAGAAGGAGCTCATCATCAACGCGGCCGGCAAGAACATGTCGCCGGCGAACATCGAGCAGGAGCTCAAGTCGGCCGACCCGCTCATCGGCCAGGCCGCGGTGATCGGCGACCAGCGCCCGTACAACGTCGCGCTCCTCGTGCTCGACCCCGACATCGCGGCGGCGGCCGCGCCGAAGCTCGGCATCGACCCGCCCACGGTCGCGGCGGTCGCCGCGGACGAGCGCGTGCGCGCGCGCATCGCCCAGGCCGTCGAGCAGGCCAACGGCCGCCTCTCGCGCGTGGAGCAGATCAAGCGCTACGAGCTGCTCACCGAGGAGTGGGCGCCGGGCGGCGACGAGCTCACTCCGACGATGAAGCTCAAGCGCAAGCCGATCAACCAGAAGTACGAGGGGCTGATCGAGGGCCTCTACGCCGGCTGA